One Nocardia huaxiensis genomic window, GGGCGCAGCCCTATGGGGGGTCCGGGGGCTTAGCCCCCGCCTCCCCTTTTCGGGCGTTTGGGGGCGAAGCCCCCAAGACCAAGCGTCAGCGCGGTGCCATGCGGAGGGCGCCGTCCATGCGGAAGGTCTCGCCGTTCAGGTAGTCGTGCTCGGTGATGTACTGCGCGAGCTGCGCGTACTCGTCCGGGCGGCCCAGGCGGGACGGGAAGGGCACGCCCGCCTCGAGGCCCTTGCGGTATTCCTCGGTGACGCCGGCGAGCATCGGGGTGTCGATGATGCCGGGGGCGATGGTGTTCACACGAATGCCGAACTGCGCCAGGTCACGAGCCGCCGGGATGGTCATGCCGGCGACGCCGCCCTTGGAGGCGGAGTAGGCGATCTGGCCGATCTGGCCCTCGAACGCGGCGACGGACGCGGTGTTGATGATCACGCCGCGCTGGCCGTACTCGTCGACCGGGTCGGTCTTGGCGATGGCCTCGGCGGCCAGGCGCATGACATTGAAGGAACCGAGCAGGTTCACGGTGATGACGGTGCGGAACAGCTCCAGGTCGTGCGGGCCGTTCTTGGACAGGATGCGTCCCGCCCAGCCCACACCGGCACAGTTGACGACGATGCGCAGCGGCACACCGGATTCCACGACCTTGGCGACCGCGGCGGCCACCTCGTCACCGCTGGTGACGTCGGTCGGGATGAGGGTGACGCCGTCCGGCACGCTGTCGCCGGCGCGCTCGATCGACTGCGCCAGGTCCAGGCCGAAGACGGTGGCGCCCGCGTCGGCGAAGCGCTTTGCGGTGGCCGCGCCCAGCCCGGACGCACCTCCGGTGATGATGGCGGCGGAGCCCGAAATCTCCACGGTGATCTGGTCCTCTCGACAGTGGACGGCCCTCTCGCTGGCCCTCCGTCAATAAGCACCATAACGGGAATGAAGATCAGCACTGCGAGGGGGATCACGCTGCGGGCCAAGAGGACCGAACAGTTTGCGAACATTGCTGTTCGTCTAGTGGTACCTTCCCAGTATGAACGCCAGTTCGGCCCGCCGACTCCGCCGCGGCCTGTTCCGCCCGGCCCTCAGGGTG contains:
- a CDS encoding SDR family NAD(P)-dependent oxidoreductase, which codes for MEISGSAAIITGGASGLGAATAKRFADAGATVFGLDLAQSIERAGDSVPDGVTLIPTDVTSGDEVAAAVAKVVESGVPLRIVVNCAGVGWAGRILSKNGPHDLELFRTVITVNLLGSFNVMRLAAEAIAKTDPVDEYGQRGVIINTASVAAFEGQIGQIAYSASKGGVAGMTIPAARDLAQFGIRVNTIAPGIIDTPMLAGVTEEYRKGLEAGVPFPSRLGRPDEYAQLAQYITEHDYLNGETFRMDGALRMAPR